The following proteins are encoded in a genomic region of Triticum dicoccoides isolate Atlit2015 ecotype Zavitan chromosome 1B, WEW_v2.0, whole genome shotgun sequence:
- the LOC119311811 gene encoding gibberellin 2-beta-dioxygenase 3-like: MVAITVPISVDAIPLVKCAHAAAAAVPSVDLSAPGAAAAVADACRGVGFFKATNHGVPAALTDALEARAAAFFALPHKDKLEASARPLGYGSKSIGCNGDVGWLEYILLSVGSGSVAAASLPPSLRAALEEYTDAVREVGARVLELMADGLGIAEERRGVLRRMVVAPAGDKGGADELVRVNHYPPCPCPLAAGQRGVTGFGEHTDPQIISVLRSNRTGGLQIMLPEGRWVPVAPDPDSLFINVGDSLQVLTNGRFRSVKHRVVAPAEGQQSRLSVIYFGGPAPTQRIAPLPELMREGEQSLYREFTWAEYKKAAYKSRLGDHRLGPFELPAAVTQEATKADHHCSSNAVQPPAPAPPHVARVH, translated from the exons ATGGTGGCCATCACGGTGCCCATCTCGGTGGACGCGATCCCTCTTGTGAAATGCGcgcatgcggcggcggcggcggtgccgaGCGTCGACCTGTCGGCGCCGGGCGCTGCGGCGGCCGTCGCGGACGCATGCCGCGGCGTGGGCTTCTTCAAGGCGACCAACCACGGCGTGCCGGCCGCCCTCACGGACGCGCTGGAGGCCCGCGCCGCGGCCTTCTTCGCGCTGCCACACAAGGACAAGCTGGAGGCGTCGGCGCGGCCCTTGGGCTACGGCAGCAAGAGCATCGGCTGCAACGGCGACGTGGGCTGGCTCGAGTACATCCTGCTCTCCGTCGGGTCCggctccgtcgccgccgcctccctgccgCCGTCGCTCCGGGCGGCGCTCGAGGAGTACACGGACGCGGTGCGCGAGGTGGGAGCGCGGGTGCTGGAGCTCATGGCGGATGGGCTCGGCATCGCGGAGGAGCGCCGCGGCGTGCTGCGACggatggtggtggcgccggcgggaGACAAGGGCGGGGCAGACGAGCTGGTGCGCGTGAACCATTACCCGCCGTGCCCCTGCCCCCTGGCGGCGGGGCAGCGCGGCGTGACGGGGTTCGGGGAGCACACGGACCCGCAGATCATCTCCGTGCTCCGGTCCAACCGCACCGGGGGCCTCCAGATCATGCTCCCGGAAGGCCGCTGGGTCCCCGTGGCCCCCGACCCCGATTCCCTCTTCATCAATGTCGGGGACTCCCTCCAG GTGCTGACGAACGGGCGGTTCCGGAGCGTGAAGCACCGGGTGGTTGCGCCGGCGGAGGGGCAGCAGTCGCGGCTGTCGGTGATCTACTTCGGCGGGCCGGCGCCGACGCAGCGGATCGCGCCGCTGCCGGAGCTGATGCGGGAAGGGGAGCAGAGCCTGTACAGGGAGTTCACCTGGGCCGAGTACAAGAAGGCCGCCTACAAGTCCCGCCTCGGCGACCACCGCCTCGGCCCCTTCGAGCTCCCCGCCGCCGTCACCCAAGAGGCAACCAAGGCCGACCATCACTGCAGCAGCAACGCAGTtcagccgccggcgccggcgccccctCACGTGGCACGAGTGCACTAG